AGGCCGTGGGCCGCGATGTCGTACGAGGTCCAGCCGGCCAGCCGGGTCAGATCGGCCGCCGCGGCGAACAGCCGCCGCCCGGTCACCTCCCCGTAGGTGCCGCGCAGCATCGGCTCGGCCTCGTGCTCGAGATAGCGCACCAGCGCCTGCCTGGCGTGCCCGCCGCCGTAGGCGTGGTCGAGGGTCCGGAACAGCTCGCCGACCGAGCGCAGCGCCGCGATGTCGCCGCTGGAGACCTTCTGGCCGGGGCCCCGGTCCGTGCCGCGCTGCCGTGGGACGGCGATCCTGCCCTGGGCGGGGATACGGGCGGTCCCGTTCTGGACCGCGTCCGCCCGGCGCTCGTCGGCCCGGCTCACCCGCTCGTCGGCCCGGCCGATCAGCCAGTCCCTGCTCGGCACCACGAGCCCGGCCGGAGTGAAGGCGATCTTCCGCAGCTCCGCGTGGCTGCCGGAGTCCTTGCGCCACAGGCCGCTCACGATGTCCACGGCCTCCTCGGGCGTGGCCGCGAACTCCAGACCGGCGTAGACGGGCGCACAGGCGTCCAGACCCAGGTCCTGCGCCGAGAGCCGGCGGCCGAGCCGCCGTGTGAACACCTCGGCGATCAGGGCGGGGGTCGTGCCGCGAGGCTGCTGGCCGCGCAGCCAGCGGGTCACGGAGGTCTTGTCGTAGCGCAGATCCAGGCCGTGCTCGAGGCCGAGCTGGTCCACTCTGCGGGCTAGGCCTGCGTTGGAGAATCCGGCTTCTGCGATGAGCGCGGCGAGCTGTCGGTTGGGGATGCGCTGCGGAGGTCGTTCCGTCATCAGCTGTGCGGTCTCCTGCCTTCCGGGCCTGGAGCAGCCCTCATGGAACGGCGCGAATTTAGCCGCCCCTACGGCTCGGCCCGCCAGCTTCGCCCCACATTCATCCGATCGTGTGAGGATTGGGGACGTCGCTGACAGGCGCCGCGTGACCGGGAACTGCCCGGCACCTGCCCGGCCGCCGTTTCCGGAGCCGCCGTACAGTGGCTAGGCGCGATGAGTGCAGGGTGAAGGTTCTAGGGAGGCACAGCCGTGAGTGAGCTGCGGTTCGTCCAACTGGGGTTCGGCGAGGAAGCCGTCGAGTACCAGGAGGCGTGGCAGAAGCAGCGCGAGGTCCACGCCGCCCGCTTCGCCGACGAGATCGAGGACACCTGCCTGCTCCTCGAGCACCCGCCCGTCTATACGGCGGGCCGGCGCACGGCGGAGAGCGAACGCCCTCTGGACGGCACTCCCGTCGTCGACGTCGACCGCGGCGGCAAGATCACCTGGCACGGCC
This portion of the Streptomyces sp. NBC_01750 genome encodes:
- a CDS encoding regulator, translating into MTERPPQRIPNRQLAALIAEAGFSNAGLARRVDQLGLEHGLDLRYDKTSVTRWLRGQQPRGTTPALIAEVFTRRLGRRLSAQDLGLDACAPVYAGLEFAATPEEAVDIVSGLWRKDSGSHAELRKIAFTPAGLVVPSRDWLIGRADERVSRADERRADAVQNGTARIPAQGRIAVPRQRGTDRGPGQKVSSGDIAALRSVGELFRTLDHAYGGGHARQALVRYLEHEAEPMLRGTYGEVTGRRLFAAAADLTRLAGWTSYDIAAHGLAQRYFVQALRLSQAAGDRAYGAYVLVTMSRQAVYLGHGREAVQLTRVAQQGVGSAAPPVVQALLHSVEARGHGVLGEARACTASLVRAERALETARPGDDVPHWARFFDEAQLADEFGHCHRDLQQYRPAVQHAERSLQLRAPAFARSRLFCRVVLASARLGLGELDQACALGAEAALQVSEMRSARAVEYVREFERRLEPYRDAAAVRNYRDRVAALG